A region of Aphanothece sacrum FPU1 DNA encodes the following proteins:
- a CDS encoding CTP synthase C-terminal region-related (seleno)protein, which yields MNNIILDKTIKVALIGEYNPAFKPHIATDNAISHSAKQLGINVESVWVSTEIIKEKIFDTYHGVWIAPGSPYKNLNKTLWVIRYARENHLPCLGTCGGFQHIIIEYARNVLGFQDAQHAEYDPYASNLFISQLDCSLVGQAMKLKFTPESKVANIYKSLTAVEQYYCNFALNPDYIPLIKSSELRVTGGDSKGEVRVIELPDHPFFVGTLFVPQVGSTDTKPHPLVTAFLQNIYQLK from the coding sequence ATGAATAATATAATTTTGGATAAAACGATAAAAGTTGCTTTAATTGGGGAATATAACCCCGCTTTTAAACCGCATATTGCTACTGATAATGCGATTAGTCACTCAGCCAAACAATTAGGAATTAATGTTGAAAGCGTCTGGGTTTCAACTGAAATAATAAAAGAAAAAATTTTTGATACTTATCATGGAGTTTGGATTGCCCCTGGTAGTCCCTATAAAAATCTTAATAAGACTCTTTGGGTAATTCGTTATGCCCGTGAAAATCATCTTCCTTGTTTGGGAACTTGTGGTGGTTTTCAACATATAATTATTGAATATGCCCGTAACGTTTTAGGATTTCAGGATGCCCAACACGCTGAATATGATCCCTATGCTTCAAATTTGTTTATTTCACAACTTGATTGTTCTTTAGTGGGACAGGCAATGAAGTTAAAATTTACTCCAGAATCAAAAGTTGCTAACATTTATAAATCTCTTACTGCTGTTGAACAATACTATTGTAATTTTGCTTTAAATCCTGATTATATTCCTCTAATTAAAAGCAGTGAATTAAGAGTCACTGGTGGGGATAGCAAAGGAGAAGTTAGAGTTATCGAACTACCAGATCATCCTTTTTTTGTGGGAACCCTATTTGTTCCTCAAGTGGGATCAACTGATACAAAACCCCATCCTTTAGTTACAGCATTTTTGCAAAATATTTACCAATTAAAATAA
- a CDS encoding prolyl oligopeptidase family serine peptidase, producing MFSKFSYPNTPQQDIIDNYHGREIKDPYRWLENPDSKESQAWIEAQNQITFDYLSQIPARDTIKQRLTKLWDYEKYGIPFKEGDRYFYFKNNGLQNQNVLYTLKNLDDEPKILLDPNTLSEDGTVALSGLSISKNAQYLAYGLSVAGSDWVEWKVKEIETGKDLSDQLKWIKFSGASWIHDHQGFFYSRYNEPKEKTKLEEINYYQKLYYHRLGTPQSEDILIYHRPDEKEWGFSGRVTEDGQYLIISIGKGTDPKNLIFYKDLTVQNSQVIELINEFEANYSFIDHDGSIFWFRTDLNAPKGKVIGIDINDRQKENWLKIIPETEETLEGVGILNNQFICDYLKDAYSSIKIFDLQGDFIREVTLPGIGSAGGFNGKRYETETFYSYTSFTTPSTIYHYDMITGESKLFRQPNVDFNPDEFEVKQVFYTSKDGTKIPMFITHKKCLKLEGNNPTYLYGYGGFNVSLTPNFSLSNLVWMEMGGVYAVPNLRGGGEYGEAWHQAGMKSQKQNVFDDFICAAEWLIKNNYTSPKKLAIGGGSNGGLLVGACMTQRPDLLGAALPSVGVLDMLRFHQFTIGWAWCAEYGSSENEEDFDTLYAYSPLHNLKPETSYPATMITTADHDDRVVPAHSFKFAAALQNAHVGENPVLIRIETKAGHGAGKPTTKIIEEIADKWAFLVDNLQINC from the coding sequence ATGTTCTCTAAATTTTCTTATCCCAACACTCCTCAACAAGATATCATTGATAATTATCATGGTAGAGAAATTAAAGATCCTTATCGTTGGTTAGAAAACCCGGACTCAAAAGAAAGTCAAGCTTGGATAGAAGCACAAAATCAAATTACTTTTGATTATTTATCCCAAATTCCAGCTAGAGACACCATTAAACAGCGTTTAACTAAACTCTGGGATTATGAAAAATATGGTATCCCCTTTAAAGAAGGCGATCGCTATTTTTATTTTAAGAATAATGGCTTACAAAATCAAAATGTACTCTATACTTTAAAAAATCTTGATGATGAACCCAAAATTTTATTAGATCCCAATACTTTATCAGAAGATGGGACAGTAGCTTTATCAGGATTATCTATCTCTAAAAATGCCCAATATTTAGCCTATGGGTTATCAGTAGCGGGATCAGATTGGGTAGAATGGAAAGTCAAAGAAATAGAAACGGGAAAAGATCTATCTGATCAGTTAAAATGGATTAAATTCTCTGGTGCATCTTGGATACATGATCATCAAGGATTTTTCTATAGTCGTTATAATGAACCCAAGGAAAAAACAAAATTAGAAGAAATTAATTATTATCAAAAATTATATTATCATCGTTTAGGAACCCCTCAATCTGAAGATATTTTAATTTATCATCGTCCTGATGAAAAAGAATGGGGATTTAGTGGTAGAGTTACGGAAGATGGACAATATTTAATTATTAGTATTGGGAAAGGAACAGATCCCAAAAATCTTATCTTTTATAAAGATTTAACAGTTCAAAACTCTCAAGTAATTGAATTAATTAACGAATTTGAAGCTAACTATAGTTTCATTGATCATGATGGTTCAATCTTTTGGTTTAGAACGGATTTAAACGCCCCAAAAGGTAAAGTGATAGGGATAGATATTAATGATCGTCAAAAAGAAAATTGGCTAAAAATTATTCCTGAAACGGAAGAAACTCTAGAAGGGGTTGGAATCTTAAATAATCAATTTATTTGTGATTATCTTAAAGATGCTTATTCTTCTATTAAAATATTTGATTTACAAGGTGATTTTATTCGAGAAGTAACTTTACCTGGAATTGGATCAGCAGGAGGTTTTAACGGCAAAAGATACGAGACTGAAACCTTTTATAGTTATACCAGTTTTACTACCCCTTCAACCATTTATCATTACGATATGATAACAGGAGAAAGTAAACTTTTCCGTCAACCTAATGTAGACTTTAATCCTGATGAGTTTGAAGTGAAACAAGTTTTTTATACAAGTAAAGACGGAACAAAAATTCCGATGTTTATTACTCATAAAAAGTGTTTAAAATTAGAGGGAAATAACCCAACTTATCTTTATGGATATGGTGGATTTAATGTGTCTTTAACTCCCAATTTTTCCCTAAGTAATCTAGTTTGGATGGAAATGGGGGGAGTTTATGCAGTTCCTAATTTACGAGGTGGTGGAGAATATGGAGAAGCATGGCATCAAGCAGGAATGAAAAGTCAGAAACAAAATGTCTTTGATGACTTTATTTGTGCCGCAGAATGGTTAATTAAAAATAACTATACATCCCCTAAAAAATTAGCCATTGGAGGGGGAAGTAATGGAGGTTTATTAGTGGGGGCTTGTATGACACAACGCCCCGATTTATTAGGGGCTGCGTTACCCTCTGTTGGAGTTTTAGATATGCTACGTTTTCATCAATTTACAATAGGTTGGGCTTGGTGTGCAGAGTATGGAAGTTCCGAAAATGAGGAAGATTTTGACACACTTTATGCTTATTCTCCCCTGCATAATTTGAAGCCAGAAACGTCTTATCCTGCTACAATGATTACAACCGCAGATCATGATGATCGAGTCGTTCCTGCCCATAGTTTCAAGTTTGCTGCGGCGTTACAAAATGCCCATGTAGGTGAGAATCCTGTGTTAATTCGTATCGAAACAAAAGCAGGTCATGGGGCAGGAAAACCTACCACAAAAATTATCGAAGAAATTGCAGATAAGTGGGCATTTTTAGTAGATAATTTGCAGATAAATTGTTAA
- a CDS encoding carotenoid oxygenase family protein, giving the protein MKRRDFLIQSMLSSLATVAFHDFPVQSQPLYQTKQSYKSWKSDNSFLTGINAPVFQELDINNLKVSGTIPKELQGMYVRNGPNPMFKPSAYNYPLEGDGMLHGIYFNQGKVSYKNRWIQTSGLTYEMFEGKELSELKFKNYANTNIMAHGGKLLALYEIGLPYEINKDLETVGKWDFNGKLEQSMTAHPKVDPITGELHFYRYSFFNTPYLHYYIADKQGKIIRNYPIEISQPVLIHDMAITQNYAIFFQCPLAFNMQKAKENNTPFNWEPEAGSTIILVDRHNPNKKPIYIKTEAFWVWHFMNAYEQNNQVMIDYVYYPKMKLESNWQVILANKSNLQRMTIDLPTQKISQQPLDDHYIDFPVIDSRKLANPYRFGYAPHIDTELLSQKQLPNYFPALIQYDVVNQTQKIHQLKSGSYCGEPAFIPHPNKTSELDGYIVTLAYNENTNTSDLLIIDPANFEQEPIATVHLPVRVPSGFHGNWIPS; this is encoded by the coding sequence ATGAAACGAAGAGACTTTTTAATTCAATCCATGCTTTCTAGTCTTGCTACTGTCGCTTTTCATGACTTTCCTGTGCAATCTCAACCTCTTTATCAAACTAAACAATCATATAAAAGTTGGAAAAGTGATAATAGTTTTTTAACTGGAATTAATGCTCCAGTTTTTCAAGAACTTGATATTAATAATTTAAAAGTATCAGGAACAATTCCCAAAGAATTACAGGGAATGTATGTCCGTAATGGCCCAAACCCGATGTTTAAACCTAGTGCTTATAACTATCCCTTAGAAGGGGATGGAATGTTACACGGAATTTATTTTAATCAAGGAAAAGTTAGTTATAAAAATCGTTGGATTCAAACCAGTGGACTAACCTATGAAATGTTTGAAGGTAAAGAATTATCTGAGTTAAAATTCAAGAATTATGCTAATACTAATATTATGGCTCATGGAGGTAAACTTTTAGCCCTATATGAAATTGGTTTACCCTATGAAATAAATAAAGACTTAGAGACAGTTGGAAAATGGGATTTTAATGGTAAATTAGAACAATCGATGACTGCCCATCCTAAAGTAGATCCTATCACGGGAGAACTACATTTTTATCGTTATTCTTTCTTTAATACTCCTTACTTACATTATTATATTGCCGATAAACAAGGAAAAATAATTAGAAATTATCCCATAGAAATTTCTCAACCCGTACTCATACATGATATGGCAATTACTCAAAATTATGCCATATTTTTTCAGTGTCCCTTAGCATTTAATATGCAAAAAGCCAAAGAAAATAATACACCGTTTAATTGGGAACCAGAAGCAGGAAGTACAATTATTTTAGTAGATCGTCATAATCCTAATAAAAAACCAATTTATATTAAAACAGAGGCATTTTGGGTATGGCATTTTATGAATGCTTATGAACAAAATAATCAAGTTATGATTGATTATGTTTACTATCCTAAAATGAAGTTAGAAAGTAATTGGCAAGTGATTTTAGCCAATAAATCAAACTTACAAAGAATGACTATTGACTTACCAACTCAAAAGATTAGTCAACAACCCTTAGACGATCATTATATAGACTTTCCTGTTATTGATAGTCGTAAATTAGCAAACCCCTATCGCTTTGGTTATGCACCCCATATCGATACTGAATTATTATCTCAAAAACAACTGCCTAACTATTTTCCTGCTTTAATTCAATATGATGTTGTTAACCAAACTCAAAAAATTCATCAATTAAAATCCGGTTCTTATTGTGGAGAACCCGCATTTATTCCTCATCCCAATAAAACATCAGAATTAGATGGCTATATTGTCACATTAGCGTATAATGAAAATACTAACACCAGCGATTTATTAATTATAGATCCCGCTAATTTTGAACAAGAACCTATAGCCACTGTTCATTTACCTGTTCGTGTTCCTAGTGGTTTTCATGGTAACTGGATACCTAGTTAA
- a CDS encoding alpha/beta hydrolase — protein MNKIPGFWLGLWGLIIPLIAQPALSADKLYFIYGPFNFPLSIDSLEIYAKEGRITKEFAFYASQFDEKTLIGLRHTLQKRHTIDGVRFSRLLRTPLMEDLLKSMGNIFSTHPNSNGFYAIRGALISAALHQDKEGWTAIDVMRHFPTESISLDTQLATEILKDSKF, from the coding sequence ATGAACAAAATTCCTGGTTTTTGGTTAGGATTATGGGGATTAATAATTCCTTTAATTGCTCAACCTGCTTTGAGTGCAGATAAGCTGTATTTTATTTATGGCCCCTTCAATTTTCCTTTGTCTATAGACTCTTTAGAAATATATGCCAAAGAAGGCAGAATCACCAAAGAATTTGCATTTTATGCCAGTCAATTTGATGAAAAAACATTAATTGGATTGCGTCATACTTTACAAAAACGTCATACTATTGATGGGGTCAGATTTTCTCGTTTGTTAAGAACTCCCCTCATGGAAGATTTGTTGAAAAGTATGGGAAATATTTTTAGTACCCATCCTAATTCTAATGGATTTTATGCCATTCGTGGAGCTTTAATTTCTGCTGCACTTCATCAAGATAAAGAAGGATGGACAGCAATTGATGTTATGAGACATTTTCCTACTGAATCAATTTCTCTTGATACACAACTAGCTACAGAAATACTCAAAGATAGTAAATTTTAA
- a CDS encoding DUF4926 domain-containing protein has translation MDSIREYDIVVLTKDIQAIHKQNHTPILLRRGQVGTVLMDFNQQDFLIDFADEEGVTYAMETVSKEQLIPLLYQPCEVLAF, from the coding sequence ATGGACAGTATTCGAGAATATGATATAGTTGTTTTGACTAAAGATATTCAAGCAATTCACAAACAAAACCATACACCTATTTTATTGCGTCGGGGTCAGGTGGGAACTGTGCTAATGGATTTTAATCAACAAGATTTTTTAATTGATTTTGCTGATGAGGAAGGTGTTACTTATGCAATGGAAACTGTTTCTAAAGAACAGTTAATTCCGTTACTTTATCAACCTTGTGAAGTTTTAGCTTTTTAA
- a CDS encoding DUF6883 domain-containing protein — protein sequence MPTLFNIKKFDDRMKLKNPEKAILGDKLERYCLNFQHSLGKHKALIFQKRLGITLTNKKILEDALLTAVRECEAMLYKQDSFGIHYDIKLFLETEFGSSWLLSSWIIRFEEDFPRLTNVYPVDK from the coding sequence ATGCCCACCTTATTTAATATTAAAAAGTTTGATGACAGGATGAAGCTAAAAAACCCGGAAAAAGCTATACTAGGAGATAAGCTGGAGCGTTATTGTTTGAATTTTCAGCATAGTTTAGGAAAACATAAGGCTCTAATTTTTCAAAAGCGTTTAGGAATTACACTGACTAATAAAAAAATCCTAGAAGATGCTTTATTAACGGCAGTTCGAGAGTGTGAAGCAATGCTATATAAACAAGATTCATTCGGCATTCATTATGATATCAAGTTGTTTTTAGAAACTGAATTTGGTTCATCTTGGCTTTTGAGTTCATGGATTATTCGTTTTGAGGAAGATTTTCCTCGATTAACTAATGTTTATCCTGTTGATAAGTGA
- a CDS encoding type ISP restriction/modification enzyme translates to MNFIHYLQELQNNLTRGSERTHYPNLKNLVDSGMLGITTTIEETGNQAGIPDFTVRKNDNLLGYIEAKKIGENLDKIEQSEQLQRYFDSAIGQNLILTNYLEFRWYIDGKLQLKTTLGKIEKEQIIIVDDAAKTEELIQSFLNRQERVINDYYDLAKQMAAATKAVRYGITESLKLEDEQGELTQLKLLFQDLLLPDLDNNNFADMYAQTIAYGLFTARVGHAQNPGQEIFGRKTASIYISDKIPFLKGLFTTVIETDIVSKINWTIEQLVELLAKVDMSNILENFGRETRQEDPVVHFYETFLAAYEASLRKSRGVYYTPEPVVSFIVRAVNDLLDQEFDLDDGLGSRKVTILDPATGTGTFLYEVIKQIYFNFEKYGVNRWNELLRDKKVLERLYGFELLMTPYTIAHLKLVLLLETLGYRFAEKERLNIYLTNTLEEGVKKSEVLLGKYISEEANKAAAVKTEIPIYVVLGNPPYSVSSQNASKRKRMVNEDTQYLADVQYTGEVWNKIYKIGKAGKIITELTHIGELLERYKGRVRLDGERNIQPLDDDYIKFIRFAHNQIEKTGHGIIGFITNHSYLNGLIHRGMREELLKSFDSLYIIDLHGNSLLKETTPDGEVDQNVFDIQQGVAILIAVSKKSHPDYFSTVYKKREGDKLTGEVFYYDLWGKREDKYKFLDAMNINNIEWVKLNSTHPNFFFSPKDFDLEDEYTLGWSIIDIFNVYAAGVKTRRDNLCVDFDQDILVKKFKDIADNNNIQNLKETYQIRDTEYWTLSNAQKHIKNSIIESHIKTYIYRPFDSRWVYYNPLIIERGDSRWNLMRHMLYENLALLTMRGIREGEYNHFFISDDLVNKDAVSIKDNCYVFPLYTYPDTENQQTNLFKEKKPNLSPEFLTAIKERLGYIPTPETIFYYAYAVFHSPTYRQRYADFLKIDFPRLPLTKNKQLFTTLATQGETLVNLHLMKSEQLNNLITQYQGDGENQVTQVIYSPQLQQVSINKNCQFTGITENVWQFKIGGYQVLDKWLKDRKKDNRKLSNDDIIHYQKIVVALKNTIEIMQEIDTIIPSFPIE, encoded by the coding sequence ATGAATTTTATTCACTATTTACAGGAATTACAAAATAATCTGACTAGAGGTAGTGAACGGACTCATTACCCAAACTTGAAAAATCTTGTAGATAGTGGGATGTTAGGAATTACTACTACTATAGAAGAAACGGGAAATCAAGCAGGTATACCTGATTTTACTGTGAGAAAAAATGATAATTTGTTAGGGTATATTGAAGCTAAAAAGATAGGTGAAAATTTAGATAAAATAGAACAAAGTGAACAGTTGCAACGGTATTTTGACTCAGCAATTGGACAAAATCTGATTTTAACTAATTACTTAGAGTTTCGCTGGTATATTGATGGTAAATTACAATTAAAAACTACTTTAGGAAAGATTGAGAAAGAGCAAATTATTATTGTTGATGATGCAGCAAAAACTGAGGAATTAATACAGTCTTTTTTAAACCGTCAAGAAAGAGTTATCAATGATTATTATGATTTAGCTAAACAAATGGCCGCAGCAACGAAAGCGGTTAGATATGGTATTACAGAATCGTTAAAATTAGAAGATGAACAGGGAGAGTTAACCCAACTTAAGTTATTGTTTCAGGATTTATTATTGCCTGATTTAGATAATAATAATTTTGCTGATATGTATGCTCAAACTATTGCTTATGGGTTATTTACTGCTAGGGTTGGTCATGCACAAAATCCAGGACAAGAGATTTTTGGTCGCAAAACGGCAAGTATATATATAAGTGATAAAATTCCATTTTTAAAAGGTTTATTTACTACGGTTATTGAAACGGATATTGTTAGTAAAATTAATTGGACAATTGAGCAATTAGTGGAACTTTTAGCTAAGGTTGATATGAGTAATATCTTAGAAAACTTTGGCAGGGAAACGAGACAAGAAGACCCCGTTGTACATTTTTATGAGACGTTTTTAGCTGCTTATGAAGCTTCATTAAGAAAGAGTCGAGGGGTTTATTATACTCCTGAACCTGTGGTATCTTTTATTGTGAGGGCAGTTAATGATTTATTAGATCAAGAATTTGATTTAGATGATGGGTTAGGTAGTCGAAAAGTGACAATTTTAGACCCCGCAACAGGAACCGGAACTTTTTTATATGAAGTGATTAAACAAATATATTTTAACTTTGAAAAGTATGGGGTTAACCGATGGAATGAGTTATTAAGAGATAAGAAGGTTTTAGAAAGATTATATGGGTTTGAGTTGTTAATGACTCCTTATACTATTGCTCATTTAAAGTTAGTTTTGTTATTGGAAACTTTGGGTTATCGCTTTGCAGAGAAAGAACGACTGAATATTTATTTAACTAATACGTTAGAAGAAGGGGTGAAAAAGTCGGAGGTATTATTAGGGAAATATATTTCAGAAGAAGCAAATAAAGCAGCAGCAGTTAAAACTGAAATTCCTATTTATGTCGTCTTAGGAAACCCTCCCTATTCTGTGAGTTCCCAAAATGCGAGTAAACGAAAAAGAATGGTTAATGAGGATACACAATATTTAGCAGATGTTCAATATACTGGTGAAGTTTGGAACAAAATTTATAAAATAGGTAAAGCAGGTAAAATAATTACAGAGTTAACTCATATTGGGGAACTTTTAGAACGTTATAAGGGTAGAGTAAGATTAGATGGGGAAAGGAATATTCAACCTTTAGATGATGATTATATTAAGTTTATTCGTTTTGCACATAATCAAATAGAAAAAACAGGTCATGGTATTATAGGGTTTATTACGAATCATTCTTATCTTAATGGGTTAATTCATAGAGGAATGCGAGAGGAGTTATTAAAGTCCTTTGATAGTCTTTATATTATTGATTTACATGGTAATTCTTTGTTAAAAGAAACGACACCAGATGGAGAAGTTGATCAAAATGTCTTTGATATTCAACAAGGGGTTGCTATTTTAATTGCTGTTAGTAAAAAGAGTCATCCTGATTATTTTTCAACGGTGTATAAAAAGAGAGAAGGGGATAAGTTAACTGGGGAGGTTTTCTATTATGATTTATGGGGAAAACGAGAAGATAAATATAAGTTTCTAGATGCAATGAATATTAATAATATTGAATGGGTTAAGTTAAATTCTACTCATCCTAATTTTTTCTTTTCTCCTAAAGATTTTGATTTAGAAGACGAGTATACACTAGGATGGAGTATCATAGATATATTCAATGTTTATGCTGCTGGTGTTAAAACAAGAAGAGATAATTTATGTGTAGATTTTGATCAGGATATTCTTGTTAAAAAATTTAAAGATATTGCAGATAATAATAATATTCAAAACTTAAAAGAAACTTATCAAATTAGAGATACAGAGTATTGGACATTATCGAACGCACAAAAACATATTAAAAATTCTATAATTGAATCTCATATCAAAACTTATATTTATCGACCTTTTGATAGTAGATGGGTTTACTATAATCCTCTGATTATTGAAAGAGGTGATAGTCGTTGGAATTTAATGAGACATATGTTATATGAAAACTTAGCATTATTAACAATGAGAGGAATTAGAGAAGGTGAGTACAATCATTTTTTTATATCTGATGACTTAGTTAATAAAGATGCAGTTTCTATCAAAGATAATTGTTATGTTTTCCCTCTCTACACTTACCCTGACACAGAAAACCAACAAACCAACCTATTTAAAGAAAAAAAACCTAACTTATCTCCTGAATTTTTAACTGCTATCAAAGAAAGATTAGGTTATATTCCCACCCCAGAAACCATCTTTTACTATGCTTATGCAGTGTTTCATTCTCCTACCTATCGTCAAAGATATGCAGACTTTCTTAAAATAGACTTTCCTCGTCTTCCCCTCACCAAAAATAAACAACTATTCACCACATTAGCAACTCAAGGAGAAACATTAGTTAACCTCCATTTAATGAAATCTGAACAACTCAATAATCTGATCACCCAATATCAAGGAGATGGGGAAAACCAAGTTACTCAAGTTATATATAGTCCCCAACTTCAACAAGTTTCAATCAATAAAAACTGTCAGTTTACAGGTATTACCGAAAACGTTTGGCAATTTAAAATAGGAGGATATCAAGTCTTAGACAAATGGTTAAAAGACCGTAAAAAAGATAACCGTAAACTCTCCAATGATGATATTATTCACTATCAAAAAATTGTTGTTGCCTTAAAAAATACCATTGAGATAATGCAGGAAATTGATACAATAATTCCCAGTTTTCCCATAGAATAA
- the hpnJ gene encoding hopanoid biosynthesis associated radical SAM protein HpnJ has product MKKTLFLSPPSFDGFDGGAGARYQAKREITSFWYPTWLAQPSALVPGSKLIDAPAHYQTVDDVLKIAKDYELVIMYTSTPTLPNDVKCAEAIKAQNPDTQIGLLGAHAAVLPTETLAENPILDFVCRNEFDYTCQELAQGKSYDQIKGLSYRDQFGNIKHTEERELIHDWDAMPSVFPVYADNLNFRNYFIGYLLHPYVSLYTGRGCPAKCTFCLWPQTIGGHQYRAKSPDAVGQEMALAKSIWGDSVREYFFDDDTFTIDKKRVMAISEHLKKLNLTWSCNARANLDYDTLKTLKDNGLRLLLVGFESGNQKVLDGVKKGIKLEVARKFMENCTKLGIKVHGAFIIGLPNETRETIEDTIRFACEVSPHTIQVSIASPYPGTELYKQAQENGWFTNNNLVASSGIQLSTLQYPDLSSSEIEDAVEQMYRRFYFRRQTIVPIVKEMLVDPQMLVRRLREGREFMSYLKERHTRSLVNA; this is encoded by the coding sequence GTGGTGCAGGGGCAAGATATCAAGCAAAACGGGAAATAACTTCTTTTTGGTATCCGACTTGGTTAGCCCAACCCTCCGCTTTAGTTCCTGGTAGTAAATTAATTGATGCACCAGCACACTATCAAACAGTAGACGATGTGCTGAAAATTGCCAAGGATTATGAATTGGTAATTATGTACACAAGTACCCCCACATTACCCAATGATGTCAAATGTGCTGAGGCAATAAAAGCGCAAAATCCAGATACTCAAATAGGTTTATTAGGGGCCCATGCAGCCGTTTTACCGACTGAAACTTTAGCAGAAAATCCCATTTTAGATTTTGTTTGTCGCAATGAATTTGATTATACTTGTCAAGAATTAGCTCAAGGCAAGTCTTATGATCAAATTAAAGGATTAAGTTACCGCGATCAATTTGGTAATATTAAACATACAGAGGAACGGGAATTAATTCATGATTGGGATGCTATGCCAAGTGTTTTTCCCGTATATGCTGATAATCTCAATTTTCGCAACTATTTTATCGGTTATCTTCTACATCCCTACGTTTCTTTATACACTGGTCGAGGTTGTCCTGCTAAGTGTACTTTTTGTTTATGGCCTCAAACTATTGGGGGACATCAATATCGTGCAAAAAGTCCTGATGCAGTAGGTCAAGAAATGGCTTTAGCTAAGTCTATTTGGGGTGATTCTGTCAGAGAATATTTCTTTGATGATGATACTTTTACTATTGACAAAAAGCGGGTTATGGCCATCAGTGAACATCTGAAAAAGTTAAATCTAACTTGGAGTTGTAACGCCCGTGCTAACCTAGATTATGATACCTTAAAAACCCTCAAAGATAACGGTTTAAGGCTTCTTTTAGTCGGTTTTGAATCGGGTAATCAAAAAGTTCTTGATGGGGTCAAAAAGGGCATTAAATTAGAAGTTGCCCGCAAGTTTATGGAAAACTGCACCAAGTTAGGAATTAAGGTACATGGGGCCTTTATTATTGGTTTACCCAATGAAACGAGAGAAACCATTGAAGACACCATTCGCTTTGCTTGTGAAGTGAGTCCTCATACCATTCAAGTGTCTATTGCTTCTCCTTATCCTGGCACAGAATTGTATAAACAAGCTCAAGAAAATGGCTGGTTTACTAATAATAATTTAGTGGCAAGTTCTGGGATTCAATTGTCTACTTTACAATATCCCGACCTCTCGTCCTCGGAAATTGAAGATGCAGTTGAACAGATGTATCGTCGTTTTTATTTCCGTCGTCAGACTATTGTTCCTATTGTCAAAGAAATGTTAGTAGACCCTCAAATGTTGGTGCGTCGTTTACGGGAAGGACGGGAGTTTATGTCCTATCTAAAAGAACGTCATACTCGTAGTTTAGTCAACGCTTAA
- a CDS encoding cupin domain-containing protein, protein MTNQSITMIKIEHQPSEARLQELGVKTWPIWSKEVSQFPWTYDESETCYFLEGDVIVTPNQGEPVIMSQGDLVTFPAGMSCTWNIRRDVRKHYNFG, encoded by the coding sequence ATGACTAATCAATCAATAACGATGATTAAAATTGAACATCAACCTAGTGAAGCGCGTTTGCAAGAATTAGGGGTCAAAACTTGGCCCATATGGAGTAAGGAAGTGTCACAGTTTCCTTGGACATATGATGAGTCAGAAACCTGTTATTTTCTTGAAGGAGACGTAATTGTTACTCCTAATCAGGGAGAACCTGTTATTATGAGTCAAGGAGATTTAGTGACTTTTCCGGCGGGAATGTCTTGTACTTGGAATATTCGCCGTGATGTGAGAAAACATTACAACTTTGGCTAA